The region ATTCCTTGCCAGTGTTGACATTGTTTTCTTAATTTGCCTTTTTTCAGATGCAACAGCTGTTCCATGAAAACTATGAACACAACAGAAAAGGTTACATACAGGATCTCCACAACAACAAAATTCATGCAGCCATAACGCTTCACCCCAATAAAAGACCAGCCTACCAATACAGATTGCATAACTACATCCTGAGTCGCAAAATCTCTGAACTGCGCTATCGCACCATCCAGCTTCATAGGGAAAGTTTTGCAATGAGCAAACTCAGTAATTCTGAAGTAAGCAAAGAGGACCAACAGCTGGGGATGATTCCATCATTCAACCGCTTTCAGCCACACAAACGGAATGAAGTAATAGAATGGGAATTTTTAACAGGAAAACTCCTTTATTCTATGGCTGAAAATCAACCTCCATGTCAGAGCATCAACAGTATTTTGCGGGCCTCTTTGGATGATACTGTGATGCAAGTAATGGAAATGATAAATGAGAACTCTAAATCCAGAGGAAGACTAATTGATTTCAAAGAAATACAATATGGCTACCGCAGGATAGATCCTGTTTATGGGGTAGAATATATCCTGGATTTGCTTCTTCTGTATAAAAGGCACAAGGGAAGAAAACTCACAGTCCCAGTTAGACGTCATGCCTATCTTCAGCAATCGTTCAGCACACCTTTCTTCCAAGAAGCTGAGGAGTTGGATGTACCACGCCTTGTGGAGAGCATTAACAGCGACtctccatctttctcttttctttcaaaTTCCTTGAAGATGTTGACATCATTCCAGGCCACCAAAGAAATGAGAGAACATGGTGACAAGAAAGTCCACTTTCTTGTACCTCTCACAGGGAGATATGACATTTTTCTGAGATTTATGGAGAACTTTGAGAAGACATGCCTTATTCCAAAGCAAAATGTAAAACTGGTGATAATTCTGTTTAGTTCAGATTCTAGGCTAGATTCTAGTAAGCACACAGAGTTAGTGAAAGAATACAATAATAAATACCCCAAGTCAGATATCACCATTATTCCTATGTCAGGACAGTTTTCCAGAGGACTTGGTCTTGACAGGGGCTCAGCTCAATTTGACAATGACACTTTGCTTCTATTCTGTGATGTTGACCTGATATTTACACCAGACTTTCTTCAGCGATGCAGAGACAATACCATCCAGGGAGAGCAAGTGTATTATCCTATTGTTTTCAGCCAGTATGATCCAAAATTAACATATGGCGGCAGTCCTCCTCCTGATGACAGTAACTTTGTTTTCACCAAGAAAACAGGGTTTTGGAGAGACTATGGGTTTGGAATCACTTGCATTTACAAAAGTGATCTACTGAAGGTCGGTGGATTTGATACCTCAATTCAAGGCTGGGGGCTGGAGGATGTTGATCTCTATACTAAAGTCGTAGCTTCCGGGTTGAAGGTCTTCAGAAGCCAAGAACCTGGAGTTGTACATGTATTTCACCCTGTTCAATGTGACCCAAACTTGGATCCTAAGCAGTATAAGATGTGCTTGGGGTCCAAAGCTAGTACATTTGCCTCTACCATGCAGCTGGCTGAGCTCTGGCTAGAAAAACGTTTAGGTGTTGCATATAACCAAACACTCTCCTGACACATATGCTCATTCCAGCTTTTAGGGGAGTTTATCTTACATAATTATTTTTCCATCATCATGCTCATAAACACCACTCTGTTGTCTTCCAAAGGATGTATGTTGACCATGAACAAGATAACTGCTGTTCACTGATATTTCAAGTCCCTTCTGAAGTGGTCAGTGCTATTCTTTTCCTCTCACTTTAGTTGGCATTGTGTTAAAACATTGCAGTGACAAGTGTACTTCCTTGGAGTCAATCCGTCATGAAAGACTGCATCAGAAAAGTACATTCTTTGGGAACCAGGACGCAATATCAATCTTTgttgtgtgtattttttaaaaaactttaatGTGATACAAATATTTACTGGTGAAGGTACCACAAAAGTGCTTTATGCTTCCTACAAGGAAGGGACTTTGTAACATAAACATGAGTTTCATAATTTATATGAAGACTTAAAGATATAAACATTTACTTTTTCTTCCTCTTTAGAATTTTTAAAGTAAATGAATAACTATAATtgtatctttatttttaaaaaaatgagattCTTTCCACAAGCAACCGGTACTGGCTACCAAGGTCCTAATTGTCTTATAAGTTTCTCGTATTGTCTGCTCTAAATGCGAAAGAACTTTATTTTCTCAAAGGAACTTGATTTAATCAGTTACTCATGTACTGTATATTATACAAGCATTGTGACTCGATGTCCTTCATTTGCTGGCAAGGAGATAAACTATGAGAGAACATGGTTATTTATAATAAAATACAGGCATaacagtattttttttcacaaacatggAGCATGTTgctttgtctctctttttttgaTATTCTAATTCCATAAAATGATTTTACCTTGCCTATGTTTTCCCTTCCTGGAGTCAGACTTTGAGAAGAGGTAATAAAGCGGTACTTTTATCATTTACAGGTTTACACTTTTGGTTATTTTGAAACATATTCTTTAATGAACCGGAGAGGAATCACAAAGATATTTT is a window of Microcaecilia unicolor chromosome 2, aMicUni1.1, whole genome shotgun sequence DNA encoding:
- the CHSY3 gene encoding chondroitin sulfate synthase 3 gives rise to the protein MAVRSRRPWLSVLVGLVLGFTAASWLIAPRVAELGERKRRGAQVCSYQAARRPPDPTASPQRGSPWQGKGGALTSSSPAAGYEQEPGGDEEDDEGKKRRNRSSPQGSSGDGLGAGSRSGGPGFLYVGVMTAKKYLDTRAVAAYRTWAPFIPGRVEFFSSQGSGEVPLPEPVPVVSLPGVDDSYPPQKKSFMMLKHMHDLYLDKYEWFMRADDDVYIKGDKLEEFLRSLNSSKPLYLGQTGLGNIEELGKLGLEPGENFCMGGPGMIFSREVLRRMVPHIGKCLREMYTTHEDVEVGRCVRRFGGTQCVWSYEMQQLFHENYEHNRKGYIQDLHNNKIHAAITLHPNKRPAYQYRLHNYILSRKISELRYRTIQLHRESFAMSKLSNSEVSKEDQQLGMIPSFNRFQPHKRNEVIEWEFLTGKLLYSMAENQPPCQSINSILRASLDDTVMQVMEMINENSKSRGRLIDFKEIQYGYRRIDPVYGVEYILDLLLLYKRHKGRKLTVPVRRHAYLQQSFSTPFFQEAEELDVPRLVESINSDSPSFSFLSNSLKMLTSFQATKEMREHGDKKVHFLVPLTGRYDIFLRFMENFEKTCLIPKQNVKLVIILFSSDSRLDSSKHTELVKEYNNKYPKSDITIIPMSGQFSRGLGLDRGSAQFDNDTLLLFCDVDLIFTPDFLQRCRDNTIQGEQVYYPIVFSQYDPKLTYGGSPPPDDSNFVFTKKTGFWRDYGFGITCIYKSDLLKVGGFDTSIQGWGLEDVDLYTKVVASGLKVFRSQEPGVVHVFHPVQCDPNLDPKQYKMCLGSKASTFASTMQLAELWLEKRLGVAYNQTLS